In the Phaeobacter gallaeciensis genome, one interval contains:
- a CDS encoding cytochrome b/b6 domain-containing protein translates to MSRRNSFSSYGSVAKTFHWLTALLILAAFPLGYFANELAHTIQSPGFDGAQETISRATLLFSLHKTVGVAVFFVALARILWAVTQEKPGLLHPDNKPEALAAEIVHWMLYISLVAVPLTGWIHHAATTGFAPILWPFGQSLPFVAKSESVASLFGAAHGILVWTLLAALALHVAGALKHHVIDKDSTLRRMLPGSSDMPVPPAQNHSALPAVAALVVFAVVLGTGAFLGLKHDHDHDHTATATQTEASAPQPTATTETETTDTTGWRVDSGTLAISVVQMGSSVTGQFADWNADINFEEPVAPGPAGDVSVTISIGSLTLGSVTDQAMGPDYFDQATYPTATFEGQIEKTADGYQAVGPLTIRDQSVPITLPFELTLDGDKASMRGGTTVNRLDFNIGQGTQDEGTLAFAVEISVELEATRN, encoded by the coding sequence GTGTCCCGCCGCAATTCATTCTCCAGCTATGGCAGTGTCGCCAAGACGTTTCACTGGCTGACAGCCTTGCTGATCCTTGCCGCCTTCCCGCTTGGCTATTTTGCCAACGAGCTGGCACACACCATCCAAAGCCCCGGCTTTGACGGCGCGCAGGAAACCATTTCCCGCGCCACGCTGTTGTTTTCCCTGCACAAGACGGTCGGCGTTGCCGTCTTCTTTGTGGCCCTGGCCCGGATTCTCTGGGCGGTGACGCAGGAGAAGCCGGGGCTGCTGCACCCGGACAACAAGCCCGAAGCACTGGCGGCTGAAATCGTGCACTGGATGCTCTATATCTCTCTGGTGGCGGTGCCGCTGACCGGCTGGATCCACCACGCCGCGACAACGGGCTTCGCACCGATCCTCTGGCCCTTTGGACAATCCCTGCCCTTTGTCGCCAAATCCGAAAGCGTTGCCAGCCTATTTGGCGCGGCACATGGTATTCTGGTCTGGACCCTGCTGGCCGCGCTGGCCCTGCACGTGGCGGGTGCGCTGAAGCATCATGTGATCGACAAGGATTCGACCCTGCGCCGGATGCTGCCCGGATCCAGTGATATGCCCGTGCCCCCGGCGCAAAACCACAGCGCCCTGCCCGCCGTTGCCGCCCTTGTCGTGTTTGCGGTGGTCCTTGGTACCGGCGCGTTCCTTGGTCTCAAACACGACCACGATCATGACCACACCGCCACAGCGACGCAGACCGAGGCCTCTGCACCGCAGCCAACCGCAACCACGGAAACCGAGACGACAGACACCACCGGCTGGCGCGTCGACAGCGGCACCCTTGCGATCTCGGTTGTGCAGATGGGCAGCAGCGTCACCGGTCAGTTCGCCGACTGGAACGCCGACATCAACTTCGAAGAACCCGTTGCGCCGGGACCGGCAGGCGATGTCTCGGTGACAATTTCGATTGGCTCCCTGACCCTTGGATCGGTCACCGATCAGGCAATGGGTCCGGATTACTTCGATCAGGCGACCTACCCAACCGCCACCTTCGAAGGTCAGATCGAAAAAACCGCGGACGGCTACCAGGCGGTTGGTCCACTCACCATCCGCGACCAGAGCGTGCCGATCACCCTGCCGTTCGAGCTGACCCTGGACGGTGACAAAGCCAGCATGCGCGGAGGCACAACCGTCAACCGGCTGGATTTCAATATCGGTCAGGGCACCCAGGACGAAGGCACGCTTGCCTTTGCGGTGGAGATTTCAGTGGAGCTGGAGGCAACCCGCAACTAA
- a CDS encoding YceI family protein: MKNLLLAAALTGAAATAAVAAPEKYVLDSSHSQVVFNYNHLGFSTTWGMFSGFEGEIMFDKEDPAASSVSVSMPVMSMLTGWEARFDHFMSNDFFAATEDEMVTFTSTGIEVTGENTANITGDLTLNGVTKSVVLDAKLNQSGDHPMAGKPWAGFNATTSLLRSDYGLEKFAPYVSDEVQVQISIEAMKAE; this comes from the coding sequence ATGAAAAACCTTCTGCTTGCCGCCGCCCTGACCGGCGCCGCCGCCACCGCCGCTGTCGCCGCGCCTGAAAAATACGTGCTGGATTCCAGCCACAGCCAAGTGGTGTTCAACTACAACCACCTCGGCTTCTCGACCACTTGGGGCATGTTCTCGGGCTTCGAAGGCGAGATCATGTTCGACAAGGAAGATCCGGCAGCCTCCAGCGTTTCCGTGTCGATGCCGGTGATGTCGATGCTGACCGGCTGGGAAGCCCGTTTTGATCACTTCATGTCCAACGACTTCTTTGCGGCAACCGAAGACGAGATGGTGACCTTCACCTCCACCGGGATCGAAGTGACCGGCGAGAACACTGCAAACATCACTGGCGACCTGACGCTGAACGGTGTGACCAAATCCGTGGTTCTGGATGCCAAACTGAACCAGTCGGGTGATCACCCGATGGCGGGCAAGCCTTGGGCTGGTTTCAACGCCACCACCTCGCTGCTGCGCAGCGACTACGGTCTGGAAAAATTCGCTCCTTACGTCAGCGATGAAGTTCAGGTTCAGATCTCCATCGAAGCGATGAAAGCTGAATAA